A part of bacterium genomic DNA contains:
- a CDS encoding carboxypeptidase-like regulatory domain-containing protein, which translates to MKKINFISIFLFVFSFINLTQIIKASSISGKIYSTNNYALKGIKVELRNYSAKDVKNQFFWEGKAKLDNTYSNSNGEYEFNYLPDGDYYLTIEFPQKMEKVYEYVQKPAAPIKLTQKQNIKDADFEMKQTLAIISGRIYKRNAVTPYPNVSLELSCNGKTYYSTVTDEKGEYMFVSEPSAGQWQIIIKDINKTITLPLNLDLSKADTFENVNINSTE; encoded by the coding sequence ATGAAAAAAATTAATTTTATATCAATATTTCTATTTGTTTTTTCTTTCATTAATCTTACTCAAATCATAAAGGCCAGTTCAATCAGCGGAAAAATATATTCCACAAACAATTACGCATTAAAAGGGATAAAAGTCGAATTAAGAAATTATTCTGCAAAAGATGTAAAAAATCAGTTCTTCTGGGAAGGAAAAGCCAAGCTGGACAATACGTACAGCAACAGCAACGGAGAATATGAATTCAACTACCTTCCGGACGGTGATTATTATCTAACAATTGAATTCCCCCAAAAAATGGAAAAAGTATATGAGTATGTCCAAAAACCGGCGGCGCCCATAAAACTTACCCAGAAACAAAATATAAAAGATGCGGATTTTGAAATGAAACAAACCCTTGCTATAATCTCAGGGAGAATATACAAAAGGAATGCCGTAACTCCATACCCCAACGTGTCCCTGGAACTGTCCTGTAACGGCAAAACATATTATTCCACTGTCACTGATGAAAAAGGCGAATATATGTTTGTATCTGAGCCTTCGGCAGGGCAATGGCAAATAATCATCAAAGATATAAACAAAACTATAACACTCCCTTTAAATTTGGATTTAAGCAAAGCCGATACTTTTGAAAATGTGAATATTAACAGTACAGAATAA
- a CDS encoding ChaN family lipoprotein, which yields MRKYFKFFAVLFLFFSLNGCLKKTKLPLSYSDLAVNLKAGDIIHIQTGFVISVENMIDIIKDSRIIYIGETHDNIEAHHVQLEVIKKLHELYPDNLSVGVEMFPKSYQKILDKWSMGELTEKEFIRQTNWYSTWGINYKYYADIFNFIKEKKLPLIGLNVPREILKDMKISGIDITREKYREDIPDIDMNDPYYISYMKSYFSGHGSTGRGLDTFIQIQAMWDEIMAKTLVDFLTRNNGMKIVVLAGGNHVKYGFGIPRRAFRKMPLPYKIIIPREVSIPEDKKDKLMDVDLPDLNIPAADFFWMVNYTDLDKEKIRLGIMTDDTQGKIVVKSILPESLAEKSGILAGDIVSMYNDEDLTEVSDLIYLLDKEKPGNHAVLEILRGGETLKIDIILTITSPEPH from the coding sequence ATGCGAAAATATTTCAAATTTTTTGCAGTTTTGTTTTTGTTTTTCTCTCTTAACGGTTGTTTAAAGAAAACAAAATTGCCTTTATCTTATTCTGATTTGGCGGTTAATTTAAAAGCTGGGGATATTATACATATCCAGACAGGTTTTGTAATCAGCGTGGAAAATATGATTGATATTATTAAAGATTCGCGGATTATTTATATCGGAGAAACGCATGATAATATTGAAGCTCATCATGTCCAACTGGAAGTTATTAAAAAATTGCATGAACTGTATCCGGATAATCTTTCCGTGGGAGTGGAAATGTTTCCTAAATCTTATCAAAAGATATTGGATAAATGGTCGATGGGGGAGCTTACGGAAAAGGAATTTATCAGACAGACAAACTGGTATTCTACATGGGGAATAAATTATAAATACTATGCTGATATTTTTAATTTTATTAAAGAAAAAAAATTACCCCTTATCGGCCTTAATGTTCCCCGTGAAATTTTAAAAGACATGAAAATAAGCGGTATTGACATAACAAGAGAAAAATACCGCGAAGACATTCCTGATATAGATATGAACGACCCTTATTATATAAGTTATATGAAATCTTATTTTTCCGGGCACGGCAGTACGGGAAGAGGGTTGGACACATTTATTCAAATTCAGGCTATGTGGGATGAAATTATGGCTAAAACACTTGTTGATTTTTTGACGCGGAATAACGGGATGAAAATTGTTGTCCTGGCAGGCGGTAACCATGTAAAGTATGGGTTTGGTATCCCCCGCCGGGCCTTTCGGAAAATGCCTCTCCCATATAAAATTATTATTCCCAGGGAAGTATCTATTCCTGAGGATAAAAAAGACAAGTTAATGGATGTTGATCTGCCGGATTTAAATATTCCGGCAGCGGATTTCTTCTGGATGGTAAACTATACTGATTTGGATAAGGAAAAAATTCGTTTAGGGATAATGACAGATGACACGCAGGGTAAAATTGTTGTGAAAAGCATCCTTCCTGAAAGCCTTGCAGAAAAATCAGGCATTCTGGCTGGAGATATTGTTTCAATGTACAATGATGAGGATCTGACGGAGGTCTCTGATTTAATTTATTTATTGGATAAAGAAAAACCAGGCAACCATGCTGTATTAGAAATTTTAAGAGGCGGAGAAACATTGAAAATCGATATAATTCTGACTATCACTTCCCCTGAACCTCATTAA
- a CDS encoding formyltransferase family protein — protein MSIQLIYTPRKNLPMRVAGFMSGSGTNLIKIIEWTKQLETEKGKSPYEISVIFTDNKKSNAGQISEKFNIPLEIFDILDYYKLKGHSDKKDLSLRSGFDSEIVKILEKYKIDLIALAGYMSIVTKPLLDKYNGKIINVHPADLSIKTGNKRKYTGAHAVHDAILAGEKELHSTTHIVRDKVDYGEILLISEGISVTIPDKLYIMDLDKSKEKSLLQEIIDKHQDRLKKNGDWKIFPLTLQYIAEGRFAIDTKGNVYFNNELCKDNHRLSKESI, from the coding sequence ATGTCTATTCAACTTATATACACACCCCGTAAAAACCTGCCAATGCGGGTGGCAGGGTTTATGTCCGGCTCAGGGACTAACTTAATAAAAATTATTGAATGGACGAAACAACTTGAGACAGAAAAAGGTAAATCTCCATATGAAATTAGTGTGATATTCACAGATAATAAAAAAAGCAATGCCGGACAGATATCAGAAAAATTTAATATTCCGCTGGAGATATTTGACATCCTTGATTATTATAAATTAAAAGGACATTCTGATAAAAAAGATTTATCTCTTCGCTCAGGATTTGACAGTGAAATAGTAAAAATTTTAGAAAAATATAAAATAGATTTAATCGCATTGGCCGGATACATGAGCATAGTCACTAAACCGCTTTTAGATAAATACAACGGGAAAATAATAAACGTTCACCCCGCAGATTTGTCTATTAAAACAGGCAATAAAAGAAAATACACAGGAGCCCACGCGGTCCACGACGCAATATTGGCGGGAGAAAAAGAGCTTCATTCTACCACGCATATCGTAAGAGATAAGGTTGATTATGGTGAAATTCTTTTGATTTCCGAAGGAATTTCTGTTACTATACCGGATAAATTGTATATTATGGATTTAGACAAATCAAAAGAAAAAAGCCTGCTTCAGGAAATAATTGATAAGCACCAGGATAGGCTTAAAAAAAATGGAGACTGGAAAATTTTTCCGCTGACTCTGCAATATATCGCTGAAGGCCGTTTTGCCATTGACACAAAAGGCAATGTATATTTTAATAATGAACTTTGTAAAGATAATCACAGGCTATCTAAGGAGTCAATATGA
- a CDS encoding DUF2723 domain-containing protein, with the protein MILSNEQNKTYLAAIFVFIITLGIYLKTLNPSIWWEDSGELTTSPYTLGITHPPGYPLFTFVTKAVITLIPVSNIGFRGNMANAYWGALSAVLIFFIVLKIEKKLIEINKTDPKILFGGYLPAIASAILASTAGMIWLYSITSEEYTLNLFFMMLVTFLFLLWEEKRDIRYMFCASFIYGMSFAHHQQAVLFFIPLLYFAAVTDFKNVFAWKNFIIILFLSVLGFSAYLYMPIRSGQHPFLNWGIPYTWEGFKFSIKRDQYGPLQQMREIKTWIEQINRVGFIEQFNVYIFIFVFLGLYRMLRKNLKYTVFLSLATLCSSLLFIFLVNPPSPGHMVHLMRKFLLPFYALSAIWIIFGLCFILEKIHFLINTIKPVSQKIWAFTLLPFLLFPASNLALQYKTYDYHKSYFTYDFVYNMANTLEKDSVVWGFLSNDTFNWWFYNYAEGRRLDIVNIHQRMITLPWYFQQTKDNYPHVVMRHNEFLDWYLVQDLIYRSVVFTRDFMADNPNRNYYYTYFSKDYLPKRYALVPKGILFRDLGVPNNNPVIDEKVWLNYRYRGLNLDHATRCDRDNEILHFVINSHSYLAQKYMQEDKYELAIYQFQILSRIDPSSPYFRYSLGYAYSKVNKIDSAAREFKKFLESAPPNSPEAINVKKWFIAVQPRVI; encoded by the coding sequence ATGATTTTATCAAACGAACAAAATAAAACTTATCTTGCCGCTATCTTTGTTTTTATAATAACCCTGGGGATTTACCTAAAAACACTAAATCCTTCTATCTGGTGGGAAGACAGCGGAGAATTAACCACTTCTCCATATACACTCGGGATTACACACCCGCCTGGTTACCCGCTTTTCACTTTTGTTACAAAGGCGGTTATAACTCTTATTCCTGTAAGCAATATCGGTTTCAGGGGGAATATGGCAAACGCTTACTGGGGCGCATTATCCGCCGTCCTTATTTTTTTCATAGTTTTAAAAATTGAAAAAAAACTTATTGAAATAAACAAGACAGACCCGAAAATTTTGTTTGGCGGGTATCTCCCGGCTATTGCATCCGCTATTTTGGCTTCTACCGCCGGTATGATATGGTTATATTCAATCACATCAGAGGAATATACCCTGAATTTATTCTTTATGATGCTGGTTACTTTTCTTTTCCTCTTATGGGAAGAAAAAAGAGATATAAGATATATGTTTTGTGCGTCTTTTATCTATGGCATGAGTTTTGCCCATCATCAGCAGGCAGTTTTGTTTTTTATACCTCTCTTATATTTTGCGGCAGTTACAGACTTTAAGAATGTTTTTGCATGGAAAAATTTTATTATCATCCTGTTTCTTTCTGTTCTGGGATTCAGCGCTTATTTGTATATGCCGATACGGTCCGGCCAACACCCATTTTTAAACTGGGGAATACCTTACACATGGGAAGGATTTAAATTTTCCATTAAGAGGGACCAATATGGGCCGCTCCAGCAGATGCGGGAAATAAAAACATGGATTGAACAAATAAACAGAGTAGGATTTATTGAACAATTTAATGTTTATATTTTCATCTTTGTTTTTTTAGGGTTATACCGGATGCTTAGGAAAAATTTAAAATATACTGTATTTCTTTCATTGGCCACCCTTTGCAGCAGTTTATTATTTATTTTCCTCGTAAACCCTCCTTCTCCCGGTCATATGGTCCATTTAATGCGTAAATTTCTTCTCCCTTTTTATGCCCTTTCCGCCATATGGATAATCTTTGGGCTATGTTTTATATTAGAAAAAATTCACTTTTTAATAAATACAATTAAGCCTGTCAGCCAAAAAATTTGGGCGTTTACATTACTTCCTTTTTTGCTTTTTCCTGCAAGCAACCTGGCCTTACAGTATAAAACCTATGATTATCATAAAAGCTATTTTACCTACGATTTTGTTTATAATATGGCCAATACGCTTGAAAAAGACAGTGTTGTCTGGGGATTTCTCTCTAATGACACTTTTAACTGGTGGTTTTATAATTACGCCGAAGGCCGCAGGTTAGACATCGTAAACATCCATCAAAGAATGATAACATTGCCATGGTATTTTCAGCAGACAAAAGATAATTATCCACATGTAGTTATGCGTCATAACGAATTTCTGGATTGGTATCTGGTACAGGATTTAATATACCGTTCGGTAGTTTTTACAAGAGATTTTATGGCAGATAATCCTAACCGGAACTATTATTATACTTATTTCAGTAAAGACTACCTTCCAAAACGGTATGCTTTAGTTCCGAAAGGAATCCTATTCCGTGATTTGGGCGTGCCAAACAACAATCCGGTAATCGACGAAAAAGTATGGTTAAATTACCGTTATAGGGGGTTAAACCTGGATCATGCCACAAGATGTGACAGGGACAATGAGATTCTACATTTTGTTATTAATTCACATTCATATCTCGCCCAGAAATATATGCAGGAGGATAAATATGAATTGGCGATATATCAATTTCAGATACTATCCCGTATCGACCCGTCTTCACCATATTTCCGCTATTCGCTGGGGTACGCTTATTCTAAAGTCAATAAAATAGATTCAGCCGCAAGAGAATTCAAAAAATTTCTGGAATCAGCTCCGCCCAATTCTCCTGAAGCCATCAATGTAAAGAAATGGTTTATTGCGGTCCAGCCGCGTGTTATTTAA
- a CDS encoding phosphatase PAP2 family protein, whose product MRLNLTDKFTLGYIITVLLIILLFFPSVPGGAAFVLIHLFIIAGIFLLIYLFDKKQNNKIIRFLRFWYPPVLYTFLYEETSRLNHIFFKEYLDPLFQNIEFAIFKSQPSLWFSEKFPYIWLKEIFHFFYFSYYLLIPVLGLILYFKDIKKFQHFIFTVSFTFYFCYLIYIFLPVVGPLIWDFPKMKGFIFVPLMNFIYAYAEKPGAAFPSSHVAVALIVTFFSFKYNRRLSLYFLIDVILLAIATVYCRFHYVIDVAAGIITAAGCYYSGNFIYKIFEGPAEPRPLI is encoded by the coding sequence ATGCGATTAAATTTAACCGATAAATTTACTTTAGGTTATATAATAACAGTTTTATTAATAATACTTCTTTTTTTTCCCAGTGTGCCCGGCGGGGCTGCATTTGTTTTAATCCATCTTTTTATTATCGCGGGGATATTTTTATTAATTTATTTATTTGATAAAAAACAGAATAATAAAATTATCAGATTTTTGCGTTTTTGGTATCCGCCGGTTCTTTATACGTTTTTATATGAAGAAACCAGCCGTTTGAATCATATTTTTTTTAAGGAATATTTAGATCCGTTATTTCAAAATATTGAATTTGCTATTTTTAAATCACAGCCAAGCTTATGGTTTTCTGAAAAGTTTCCTTATATATGGCTGAAAGAAATTTTTCATTTTTTTTATTTCAGCTATTATCTTTTAATCCCGGTTCTTGGACTGATTCTTTATTTTAAAGATATTAAAAAGTTTCAGCATTTTATTTTTACAGTAAGTTTCACATTTTATTTTTGTTATTTGATTTATATTTTCCTGCCGGTTGTGGGACCCTTGATATGGGATTTCCCCAAAATGAAAGGATTTATATTTGTGCCTTTAATGAATTTTATTTATGCCTATGCTGAAAAACCCGGGGCGGCATTCCCAAGTTCTCATGTGGCTGTAGCTTTAATAGTCACTTTTTTTTCTTTTAAGTATAACCGCAGGCTGTCCCTTTATTTTTTAATTGACGTTATTTTACTTGCAATTGCCACTGTTTATTGCAGGTTCCATTATGTTATTGATGTTGCCGCCGGGATCATTACTGCTGCCGGGTGTTATTATTCAGGCAATTTTATTTATAAAATATTTGAAGGGCCGGCAGAACCCCGGCCCCTCATTTAA
- a CDS encoding NAD-dependent epimerase/dehydratase family protein: MKVLVTGANGFIGSRIVEELLKKNYEVSCLVRKTSNLSFLSHLPVSYVYGSVDNKSSLVDAFGSFKGDFPGYIIHCAGVLKGRNREDFFSVNAEGTRNLIETCAVFKDKIKRFVYISSLAASGPGTIQNPRKEADIPNAISFYGQSKLAGEEELKKFSREIPITIIRPTAVYGPGDRGIYTYFKLINSGIMPFVGNMEMEISVIFVEDLVKAVLFIMESKEAEGETFFISDGTVYKLKEILTEIKKALNKKTIPFFIPDFLLYFIAFISEFTTELFGKATFLNRQKFLEISQKGWVCSIDKLKKLGFTPEYELKTGVKETIRWYRENGWL; encoded by the coding sequence ATGAAAGTTTTAGTTACGGGTGCAAATGGATTTATCGGGAGCAGAATAGTTGAAGAACTGCTTAAAAAGAATTACGAAGTTAGTTGTTTGGTGAGAAAAACAAGCAATCTCAGCTTTCTTTCACATTTGCCTGTTTCTTACGTTTATGGTTCAGTTGATAATAAATCCTCGTTAGTTGATGCCTTTGGTTCATTTAAAGGTGATTTTCCCGGGTATATAATTCATTGTGCTGGTGTGTTAAAAGGAAGGAACAGAGAAGATTTTTTTTCAGTCAATGCGGAAGGGACGAGAAATCTTATCGAAACCTGCGCGGTTTTCAAGGATAAAATAAAAAGATTTGTTTATATAAGCAGTCTTGCCGCTTCCGGACCGGGGACCATACAAAATCCCAGGAAAGAGGCAGACATCCCCAACGCCATAAGTTTCTATGGGCAGAGTAAGCTTGCCGGTGAAGAAGAATTAAAAAAGTTTTCCCGCGAGATTCCGATAACAATTATCCGCCCGACTGCCGTTTACGGTCCCGGGGACAGGGGAATTTATACATATTTTAAACTGATTAACAGCGGAATAATGCCCTTTGTGGGCAATATGGAAATGGAAATCAGCGTAATTTTTGTAGAAGATCTGGTTAAAGCTGTTCTTTTTATTATGGAGAGTAAAGAAGCAGAAGGAGAAACTTTTTTCATTTCAGACGGGACTGTCTATAAATTAAAAGAGATTCTTACGGAAATCAAAAAAGCGTTAAATAAGAAGACAATACCTTTTTTTATTCCGGATTTTTTGCTTTATTTCATCGCTTTTATTTCAGAATTTACAACAGAATTATTTGGGAAAGCCACATTTTTAAACAGGCAGAAATTCTTGGAAATTTCACAAAAAGGATGGGTCTGCTCAATAGATAAATTAAAGAAACTTGGTTTTACACCGGAATATGAGTTAAAAACCGGAGTGAAAGAGACTATAAGGTGGTATAGAGAAAATGGATGGCTTTAA
- a CDS encoding lipocalin family protein: MKKLIFLGLFLFSAGCVGIPGDLKAVDGFDINKFTGTWYEIIRLDNKFEKGLTNVSATYTLRKDGGIDIVNNGFNIDTKKWVSVKGKAYFVSSPGTGRLKVSFSWPFYTGYNIIFLDKENYSYALVCGNNKSYFWILARDMALSIDRANELIDVARNLDFDVDKCVIVDQDIVFKRGYFK; the protein is encoded by the coding sequence ATGAAAAAACTTATATTTCTTGGATTATTTTTATTTTCAGCCGGATGTGTGGGCATCCCTGGAGATTTAAAGGCGGTTGATGGTTTTGATATTAATAAGTTTACAGGAACATGGTATGAAATAATACGTTTAGACAACAAGTTTGAAAAAGGGTTGACAAATGTATCCGCAACATACACGCTCAGGAAAGACGGGGGAATAGATATAGTAAACAACGGGTTTAATATTGATACAAAAAAATGGGTTTCGGTAAAGGGAAAAGCGTATTTCGTTTCAAGCCCCGGTACCGGCAGGTTGAAAGTATCTTTTAGCTGGCCATTTTATACGGGATATAATATAATTTTTCTGGATAAAGAAAATTATTCATATGCGCTGGTATGCGGGAATAACAAATCTTATTTTTGGATATTGGCACGGGATATGGCCTTGAGTATAGACCGGGCAAATGAATTGATCGACGTAGCAAGAAACCTGGATTTCGATGTTGATAAGTGTGTAATCGTTGACCAGGACATTGTATTCAAACGGGGATATTTTAAATAA
- a CDS encoding glycosyltransferase, translating into MLNRIKGYPSGKNSIMILSAAAGAGHLRAADALVSAFAGKGINARHIEVLQYTNPVFKRLYSDLYVELMNKGPDLLGWIYNKLDKPGKFFKRRLALDKLNSTPLIKLIKNENPDIIICTHFLPPVILLHLRKKGIINSKIGIVITDFDAHATWIFRDIDWYFVAIEETKEYLKALGVPEERIHITGIPIDPVFSVEKSKKDTRSKLGLNPDRTTILVSAGGFGVGPVESLVSSVQNVKNPVQIIVICGKNKNLENKLLKSKNSSHPMKIIGFTKEMDIFMAASDILVGKAGGLTSSEALARGLALVIVNPIPGQETRNTDHFLEEGVAIRCNNFPTITYKIDKLLDDKDKLLRMQDNARRLSKPGAASTIVSIIQKFLFLFLIFLKGLSYAAPPVIKSVIPANGAASATITINGENFDSTCRVYFSTGGPYISGSVDTPGDTQGIFIAGDYAYLADGSSGLEIINIRDKVRPVISGNINFSDIAQDVHVKGSYAYVSAKNSGLHIVNINIVDPSKPYLTGNVKIPGNASGIDVSGNYAYVACRNAGLQIIDIFDPAAPRIAGSIDTPGHASDVYVSGSYAYVADSWMGLSIVNISDPSHPVISNSLKTSDWAVGVFFDSNFVYAAVGRTGVDIINVDDPDHPVMTKNIDTPGYAMRTYASGRYDKGIYVSGGYVYVADKFSGMQVISLFDFSQPRLLKGRETTPDEVKALFVADEYVYAAAGKSGLEIINITSPINSSISGSVSTPGQASGLCVSGNYAYVADGKEGLEIIDISDPSGPVIAGNILVPGDAADVCIMDSYIYLADKSGGIDIINILDPSHPVMTGIIDLPGTVNDIHASDNFVYAAGDGGLNIIDVSDPREFVIASSLDTIGTAYDVYVSGLYAYIAAGKPGLFIVDISDPKKPFIMGRAGTKGDVRRVYVSENYVYAADFAEGFTVINVKSPGHPEISSSFKMQGNILDIFVEGNYMYIAAGRDGLKIVDISDPGYPLPAGGVDTSGHIAAVKIAGDYAYIADSDFGLEIIHRFKAEITAGPVNFIDYHNLSVPVPAGISQGKYNIKILNSRHEQAVLRNGFTVLEP; encoded by the coding sequence ATGTTAAACAGAATCAAAGGATATCCATCAGGCAAAAATTCAATAATGATTCTCTCAGCCGCCGCAGGTGCCGGGCATCTAAGGGCGGCGGACGCGCTTGTATCCGCGTTTGCCGGTAAAGGTATCAATGCGAGGCACATTGAGGTTTTACAGTATACCAATCCGGTTTTCAAGAGGCTTTATTCGGATTTATATGTTGAGCTTATGAATAAAGGTCCGGATTTACTGGGCTGGATTTATAATAAACTGGACAAGCCCGGAAAATTTTTTAAACGAAGGTTGGCGCTGGATAAACTTAACAGCACGCCTTTGATAAAATTAATAAAGAATGAAAATCCGGATATTATAATCTGCACGCATTTCCTGCCCCCTGTAATTCTTCTTCATCTAAGAAAAAAGGGGATTATAAATTCAAAAATCGGGATAGTAATTACGGATTTCGACGCGCACGCGACATGGATATTCCGTGACATTGACTGGTATTTTGTTGCCATCGAAGAAACCAAGGAATATCTCAAAGCTTTAGGTGTCCCGGAAGAAAGGATTCATATTACAGGTATTCCGATTGACCCTGTTTTTTCCGTTGAAAAATCGAAAAAAGATACCCGGTCAAAACTCGGTTTAAATCCTGACAGGACAACGATACTGGTTTCCGCGGGAGGCTTCGGGGTCGGGCCTGTGGAATCACTGGTTTCATCTGTCCAGAATGTAAAGAATCCTGTTCAGATTATTGTAATCTGCGGAAAGAACAAAAACCTCGAAAACAAACTTTTGAAATCAAAAAATTCCAGTCATCCAATGAAAATTATAGGGTTTACAAAAGAAATGGATATTTTTATGGCGGCCTCTGATATTCTTGTGGGAAAGGCGGGAGGTTTGACATCGTCCGAAGCACTGGCGAGGGGATTGGCGCTTGTTATTGTAAATCCCATTCCCGGGCAGGAAACGCGAAACACTGACCATTTTCTGGAGGAGGGAGTCGCGATAAGGTGTAATAACTTTCCGACAATAACTTATAAAATAGATAAATTACTGGACGATAAAGATAAGCTTTTAAGAATGCAGGACAACGCAAGACGCTTGTCAAAACCCGGAGCAGCGTCCACCATTGTTTCAATTATACAAAAGTTTTTATTTCTGTTTTTGATTTTTTTAAAAGGGCTGTCTTACGCCGCCCCGCCTGTGATTAAATCGGTTATTCCGGCAAACGGTGCTGCTTCCGCCACAATAACCATCAACGGCGAGAATTTTGATTCAACGTGCAGGGTCTATTTTAGCACGGGAGGGCCTTACATCTCGGGCAGTGTCGATACTCCCGGTGATACCCAGGGTATATTTATTGCAGGCGATTACGCCTATCTTGCTGACGGCAGTTCAGGCCTTGAGATAATAAATATCCGGGACAAGGTGAGGCCTGTGATATCCGGGAATATAAACTTTTCCGATATTGCGCAGGATGTCCATGTTAAAGGCAGTTACGCGTATGTTTCCGCTAAAAACAGCGGATTGCATATAGTAAATATAAATATTGTTGACCCCTCAAAACCTTATCTTACCGGCAATGTCAAAATTCCGGGCAATGCTTCAGGTATCGATGTCTCGGGAAACTATGCTTATGTCGCCTGCCGTAACGCGGGCCTTCAGATCATCGATATATTTGACCCGGCGGCCCCCCGCATAGCCGGAAGCATCGATACCCCCGGTCACGCGAGCGATGTTTATGTTTCCGGCAGTTACGCTTATGTGGCGGATAGCTGGATGGGCCTTTCAATTGTAAATATATCCGACCCTTCGCATCCCGTTATTTCAAACAGTCTAAAAACTTCCGATTGGGCGGTTGGTGTTTTTTTTGACAGCAATTTTGTTTACGCGGCCGTTGGCAGGACCGGTGTGGATATAATAAATGTGGATGATCCTGATCACCCTGTCATGACAAAAAATATTGACACGCCCGGATACGCGATGAGGACTTATGCCTCAGGGCGTTATGATAAGGGAATTTACGTGTCGGGCGGTTACGTTTATGTTGCTGATAAGTTCTCGGGCATGCAGGTGATAAGCCTGTTTGATTTCTCCCAGCCGCGTTTATTAAAAGGCAGAGAAACGACCCCGGATGAAGTAAAAGCCCTGTTTGTGGCAGATGAATACGTGTACGCGGCCGCCGGGAAATCAGGCCTTGAGATAATAAATATAACAAGCCCCATTAATTCCAGCATCTCAGGCAGTGTTTCAACCCCGGGTCAGGCTTCGGGCCTCTGTGTTTCCGGAAATTATGCGTATGTTGCCGATGGAAAAGAGGGTCTTGAAATAATAGATATAAGCGACCCTTCCGGCCCGGTAATAGCGGGAAATATCTTGGTCCCCGGCGACGCGGCGGATGTTTGCATCATGGACAGTTATATTTACCTTGCAGACAAATCCGGCGGTATTGATATAATAAATATTCTGGATCCTTCCCATCCTGTTATGACAGGAATCATTGATTTGCCGGGCACGGTTAATGATATACATGCTTCCGATAATTTTGTTTATGCGGCCGGCGACGGGGGATTAAATATTATCGATGTCAGTGACCCTCGTGAGTTTGTGATTGCAAGTTCTCTGGATACAATCGGGACCGCTTACGATGTTTATGTGTCAGGCCTCTATGCTTATATTGCCGCGGGAAAACCGGGGCTGTTTATAGTTGATATAAGCGACCCTAAAAAACCGTTTATAATGGGCCGTGCAGGAACAAAGGGCGATGTGCGCCGGGTTTACGTTTCAGAAAATTATGTTTATGCCGCGGATTTTGCGGAGGGATTTACAGTAATAAATGTCAAAAGCCCCGGCCATCCGGAAATATCCTCAAGTTTTAAAATGCAGGGGAATATCCTGGATATTTTTGTTGAGGGAAACTACATGTATATTGCGGCAGGGCGGGACGGTTTAAAAATTGTTGATATTTCTGACCCCGGATATCCTTTGCCTGCCGGAGGTGTTGATACTTCAGGACATATCGCGGCGGTAAAAATCGCGGGAGATTATGCGTATATCGCCGATTCGGACTTTGGGCTTGAGATTATACACAGGTTTAAGGCGGAAATAACCGCAGGGCCTGTTAATTTTATCGATTATCATAATCTGAGCGTCCCTGTTCCTGCCGGAATATCCCAGGGGAAATATAATATAAAAATTCTAAATTCCAGGCATGAGCAGGCCGTTCTGCGCAATGGGTTCACCGTTTTAGAACCGTAA